In the genome of Polyangiaceae bacterium, the window GGTCCATGTTCATGTCCGCCCACTTGGCGGGCGCCGGCGGCTCTTCGGGCGTTTCCGCGGCTGGCTCGACCGACTCGGGCGGCTCCGGCTCCATGTCCGAGGGAGCGGCTTCGGGAGCCTCGGGGGCTTCGGGAGCCTCGGGCGGAGGCGAACCGCCGCAACCCAGGGGGAGAGCCAAGCTGAAAACGATGACAGGGATAATTCGACGCATACAGGTTCCTCGCGGCGCATCATCCGAGAAAGGTGGCAGCTTCACAATCGATAGTTCGGCTCGTCCCCTTTGGGGACCATGCACTTGGCACACCGGCCAGGGTGCCAGTGCCCGAATCGCAGCCCAGAATAGCCAAATCGGCTCGCGGACGTTTTATCACGGGAACGCAATGTTGCTTTGGCAACCAGCTCGCTCAACGTGATGGCCCTTCAGAATCGCCATCTTCGTTCGAGAACAGGAAGGGATAGGTCACACCGACTGAACCTCCGCCTTTCGGGGGTTCGAAGGTCATGCTGAGCATCGACTCGCGCATGCAGTACATGAACTCTTCATCTTGGATCTCGCTGTCTTCCGCGAGCTCCGCAGACTCGACGATGCCTCCCACGGACTCATCGCCCACGATTTCGAAGTTCACGGTGAGCTTGCCTCCGAGGTCGGGGTCCCGCTCGAGCGCCGCCTCGTAGCACTCTTTGGCCAAGGGGATGAAATCCTCACGGATACGCTTTTGGATGTACCCTTTGGGCAAGGTACCCCTGGGTTTCGCCGACTGAGGGGCAGCAGGCGCGGGAGCTGTCGCAGCCTTGGCCGGCTTGGGCGCCGGCGCCTCGGGCGGTGGCGCTTGCTTAAATGCCTCATAGATGCGTCGACGCATCTCATCGCGTCGCTCGCGCCCGCCGCGCTTGCGCGGAGCGGAAGCGGATGGCTCAACGCTGGCTCGAGGGCCCAGGGTGGCGCGTGGGGCGCTCGAACTGGACGTTGCGTGAGCGCTGGCCTTCACCTGACTTGCATCAGTCTGGCTCGCAGGGGGTCCGCCACGCAGGACGAACCACAAGAACCCGATGGCGATCCCCACCCCAACGACCAAGCCTGCAGCGCGCGTCCCGTTCATAGCTCCGGGGTATGGTACCCGCGAACCGGGCGGGCCTTGGCTACTCCACGGGCGCTGGTGGGGGAGAGCGACATAGGTCCCCCGGCCTAGGTCTGGAACTCTAGGAAAAAGCTCACATCCCGGCGAATCGGCCGATTCTCGAAGCTGACGGCTGGGCGTATCCTTGGACACGATGAAGACTCCTGTCTCCCGTGCTCGCCAATCGCGACCTGCAGCCTTGGGGCTCCTGCTCCTCGCGCTCCTAGCGTGCAAGAACAAGGAGCAAGCGCCGACTCCCGCCCAACCGGAAGTTCCGGTTCCGCAAGGCAATGAGCAGGCGCCAATCGCCCAAGCACAAGTGCCGGTGCAGCAGCCCACCCCGGTGCAGCAACCGGTTCAACAGCCAGCCCCTGTTCAGCAACCCGTGCAACAACCGGTTCAGCAACCAGCGCCCGTTCAGCAACCAGCGCCCCAGCCTGCCCCGGCGCCCCAGCCACCTCCGGTTCAGCCCGCGCCGCAACCCGTCGCGCAAGCGCCCGCCTTCGACCAGACAGACACCAATCAGTGGCTGGACGGGGTTCCACCCATCCCCACCGGACGCTCGAACCCGCCAAGCGTCGCCGAGTGGTCAAACGCGCCGCTCGTGAACACCCAAGGCGCGAACTCGCACCCCGACAACTGCCGCATGCAGGTCTGGCGGGAGTGGGTCAGCATCAAGTGTGAAGGCGATTTCGTCGGCTTCGACGACGACACGAACCTCGGCAAGAACACGCAAGATTGGTTCCGTGCGTCGCAAATCGGCAAGTACGCGAGCGTCGTGATCCGCATGAAGAAGGGCACGACCCAGAAGATCCGCATTTGCCGGCGCAAGGACCGCGCGTCGCTGTTCGTGAACTGGCCCAACACCCGGGATCGTCCACGGCACATCGCGCTCGGCAAGGCCGGCCACTGCGAGCAGTGGTGGAACTGACCCCGACAGCTGCGTG includes:
- a CDS encoding AgmX/PglI C-terminal domain-containing protein, giving the protein MNGTRAAGLVVGVGIAIGFLWFVLRGGPPASQTDASQVKASAHATSSSSAPRATLGPRASVEPSASAPRKRGGRERRDEMRRRIYEAFKQAPPPEAPAPKPAKAATAPAPAAPQSAKPRGTLPKGYIQKRIREDFIPLAKECYEAALERDPDLGGKLTVNFEIVGDESVGGIVESAELAEDSEIQDEEFMYCMRESMLSMTFEPPKGGGSVGVTYPFLFSNEDGDSEGPSR